CATCCACAACATCATAGGTATCCAGTACCCATTGGTTTGGACTGCGAGAGAGATTGGCACCACAGTAGTCGCACTCGCTAACTGCAGAGATTTTCAATGGGGCGCCACAGTTTGGACAGTGGTCGCTCACAACTTGGTCTGTATTGACTGCTTGCGTTTGGCTACCGTGTTGGCGGATAAAGTTCAATTGATACACGGTGAAGAGATCTTTTTTAGGGTCTCCTTCAAGGACACGGCGAGTCTCATCGTCAATGACATAGTCTCGTAAAATTGATGATAGAATCACCACTAAGGTATCGTTTCCGTCAGGATTTTCAATAAACTCCTTGATGCGAACATTTTCGATACAAACTTTCTCTAAAACATTAGTTGTTTTAGCACGAATATGGTCTTCGAGTTGGGCACTGTGTTGGGAGTAGAGACTGGTACTTTCCAAAGCGCGGACAGAGTTCCAATTTTTCTCAGTCCAGGCAACCTGCAATTTAAGGTAGACTTCCTTAACCCAAGATGTGAAAGCTTCCGCGTCAAAGTTTGGATCTCCGTATTTCACAAGACTAATGGCCCGTGTGTTGTGTTCAACTCGACGATGGAGCGTTTGAGAATCATTACTAGTGTCTGTTGAACTTGAATCTCCAGACTTATTCTGCAAGGATTTGACGATAACAACTAGTATGATTCCTCCGACTAATATGAACATAAATCCTAGATAGGGAGAGCTAGCAGAACTGTCAGAAGATGACCCATATCCAGAGCGGTAGTAGTGGTAGGATGAGCCACCAGAACGACTTCCACCTCCACTTGAGCGGCTGCTACTTCTGGAGCTACTGCGGCTACTCCCTCCACTTCTGGAATGTCCGACACCCGCATCAACGATTTGAGGCACGGATAGAAAAACAAGTAATAAACAGGTCATTAAAAGAGCGTAAAACTTTTTCATGTGTCTCCTAACTATATGATTGAACAGGTAGTTTCTCTCTTGCTGAGTAGACTATTGGGTGACTAGTAGCGAATTACTCACTTTCTTTCAACTTGGCCAATTCCTGCGCAAGCAGTTTAAGGGCAACTTGTGGGTTGGCTTGGCCTTTAGTTGCCTTCATAAGGAATCCTGTGAAGGCCTTGTCTGCGTTGCGTTTGCCTGACTTGAAGTCGGCAACGGCAGCTTCGTTATCGGCAAAGACTTGATGGATGATTGGAATCAAGATGTCTGGATCAGAGATTTGCACCAAGCCTGCTTTTTCCACGTATTCACGCGCGCCACCGCCATTTTTAGCCAGGTGGACAAAGACTTTCTTGGCAATCTTAGAAGAGATCGTGCCGTCTTCGATGATGGAAATCATTTCTACCAAGTTTTCTGGTGTTAATTCGATTTGTTCCAGTGTTTTACCTTCGGCGTTCAAGAACTGAGCGACTTCACCTTGGAGCCAGTTAGAGACTTGTTTGGCATCGCCACCGAGGGCAACAGCTTTTTCAAAGAAGTCAGAAGTGACTTTGTTTGCCGTCAACTGGCTGGCATCGTAGTCTGACAAGCCAAGGTCAGATACGTAGCGCGCACGGCGTTCTTTTGGAAACTCTGGCAATTCTGTACGCATTTCCTCAATCCACTCATCAGAGATTTCAAAGAGTGGTAGGTCTGGTTCTGGGAAGTAGCGGTAGTCAGCAGCGCCTTCCTTAACACGCATGAGGATGGTTGCCTTGTTAGCTTCATCGTAACGGCGTGTTTCTTGGCGGATTTGACCACCTGAGCGAAGGATTTCAGCTTGGCGTTGGACTTCGTATTCAAGACCCTTACGAACGTTTGAGAAGGAGTTGAGGTTCTTCAACTCAGTCTTGGTACCGAATTTTTCTTGACCATAAGGACGAAGGGAAATGTTGGCATCCACACGCATCGAACCTTCTTCCATCTTAACGTCAGAAATTCCAGCATACTGGATAACTTCCTTAAGAGCTGTCAGGTAAGCGTAGGCTTCTTCTGGGGAACGCATGTCGGCTTCAGATACAATCTCAATCAATGGTACTCCTTGGCGGTTGAGGTCTACATAGGAGTAGCCATCTGTACCGTGGGTGTTTTTACCAGCGTCTTCTTCTAAGTGGGCGCGTTCGATACCGATTTTCTTAGTCGTACCATCTTCTAGTTCCACTTCGATCCAGCCGTTATAACCGATTGGCTCATCAAACTGAGAAATTTGGTAGGCTTTTGGATTATCAGGGTAGAAGTAGTTCTTGCGGTCAAAGTGCATCTTTTTGTGGATGTCCATGTTGAGAGCAAGAGCAGCTTTGATACCAGCATCGACAACCCCTTTATTGAGAACTGGCAGAACTCCTGGGAAAGACCAGTCAATCACGTTAGTGTTGGCGTTTTGGTCATTTCCAAAGTGGGCAGATGTAGGTGAGAAGATTTTTGAATTGGTGTTGAGCTCTACGTGGACTTCAAGTCCAATGACTGTTTCAAAGTTCATTAGTTGTCACCTCCAAAAATCACGGGTTGTTGTTTGTGGTAGTCTGTTGTTGCTTCAAAAGCAGCAGCAGCTTGGTAAATGGTTTCCTCAGAGTATTTAGGACCGATCAATTGGAGACCGACTGGTAGACCTTGAGCAAATCCAGCAGGAATCGAAATTCCTGGGAGACCTGCTAAGTTGACTGGGATGGTCAAAAGGTCAGCTAAGTACATGGCAACTGGATCGTGGTTGAGTGAATCCAAGTCATAGGCAACGCTTGGAGCAGTTGGTCCTAGGATTAAATCGTAATCCGCAAAGACTTTTTCGAAATCTTGGATGATGAGGGTACGGACCTGACCAGCTTTCTTGTAGTAGGCATCATAGTAACCTGATGAAAGGCTGAAAGTACCTAGCATGATACGGCGTTTCACCTCTTCACCGAAACCTTGGCTACGGCTGTTTACATAGATTTCATCAAGGTTGCTTGCATCATCTGCGCGGTAGCCGTAACGGATACCGTCAAAGCGTTGCAAGTTTGATGAGGCTTCTGATGAAGCGATGATGTAGTAAACGGCAACACCGTATTTAGAGTGAGGAAGGCTGACTTCTTCGACGATAGCACCAAGTTTTTCAAAGTGTTTGGCTGCATTTAGAATGGTTTCCTTAACATCTGGGTCAATCCCTTCACCAAGGTATTCCTTAGGCAAAGCAATTTTCATTCCCTTGATGTCTTGCCCGATTTTTGAAGTAAAGTCAGCGATGCGGACAGGAGCAGAAGTAGAGTCCTTGGAGTCTTCGCTGGCAATCGCATTAAGCAAGAGAGCATTTTCTTTAACAGTTGGTGCAAAAGGTCCAATCTGGTCTAATGAGCTACCGAAGGCAATGAGACCGAAACGAGAAACCGTTCCGTAGGTTGGTTTGAGACCAACAATCCCGTTGAAGGCGGCAGGTTGGCGGATGGAACCACCAGTATCAGAACCAAGTGACAAGCGGACTTGCCCAGAAGCTACAGCTGCGGCAGAACCGCTTGATGAACCACCAGGAACCTTGCTGTGGTCCCAAGCATTTTTAGTGGCACCGTAGTAAGAAGTTTCACCGGATCCACCCATGGCAAACTCGTCCATGTTAGTTTTTCCAACAACAATCATACCCTTAGCTTTGGCATTGGAAACGGCTGTCGCATCAAAGATAGGCTCGTAGTTGTAGAGCATTTTTGAGGCAGCAGTTGTAAGGAGACCATCTGTAGAAATGTTATCCTTAACAGCTAGGGGAATACCAGAAAGAACATTGTCCGCATCGATTCCAGCTTCATCAATAGCTTTAGCTTGTGCAAGGGCTTGCTCTTCAGCGATAGTGACAAAAGCGTTGATAGCTGTCTCGCGAGACTTGATATCTTCAAGCGTGGCTTGTGTCAATTCAGTTGCAGAAATTTCCTTAGAGATAAGGAGGTTGTGCAAGTCTTCAATCGTTTTGTTATTAAAAGTCATTAGGCATCTCCTCCATCATCTAGGATAGCTGGTACCTTGATATAGTAGTTTTCTTTTTCAGGTACGTTTTTAAACAAGCGGTCACGGTCTGTTCCTTCTTCGGCCACATCAGGGCGGAGTACGGTCTTGCGGTCAGCCATGGTTGTAGTAGGTGCGACACCAGTTGTGTCGACTTCGCCCAGCAATTCAACCATGTCAACAATTTTAGACAAGGTTGTCGCAAAGGCAGCAGTTTCTTCTTCAGAGAATTTTAATTTTGAAAGATTGGCAACGTGTGTTACCTCTTCTTGCGTAATTTTCATCTTGCATCCTTTCGTGAAATGATGATTTTTAGTCTGTTCTATTTTACCATATTTTCCTATAAATAAGGGAGCCAAACTGAAAAGAAATAGAAATTGAAAAATCGCTTCTAATTCGCTATAATGGTTAAACTAGAGAATAGAAAAAATAAGAGTTAGGATAGAAATATGTTCCATCAATTTATCACCAGATCTCAAACGGTTCCTCCTCCTATTCCACTCTTTTGGTATGGGGCTATGATGCTTCTTTTAGTGCTTTGTATTTATGGAGCACTTGCTTATCACAAAAATCCGAAATTTGTCCGCTTGTTTAAGTGGATTCAGATTCTCCAGTTGCTAGCCCTATATAGTTGGTATGTTGGTTTTGGAATTCCATTTTCTAATAGCCTTCCATTTTACCATTGCCGTTTGGCTATGTTTGCGGTGGTTTTCTTGCCTGATAAATGGCGGAGCAAGCAATATTTTGCCTTCTTAGGAGCAAGTGGAGCGGTCTTTGCTTTGGTTTACCCCGTTTTTGACCCCTATGATTTTCCCCATATTACTAGTTTTTCATTTTTGATTGGGCACTATGCCCTTTTGGTGAATTCCTTGGTTTACTTGATGAATCACTATGACAAGAGTCTGCTCAAGAAATATATGATTGTAGCCTATACTTTTATCCTCAACCTCTTTCTAGTTTGGGTTAATCAGGTGACGGGTGGAAATTATGGTCTCTTAAGAGATACACCGTTTATCTCGAATGCTCCTCTATGGCTAAAGTACCTCCTTGTGTCGGCCATCCTTTCACTGGCTCTTGTTCTCTTTGATATCTTGTTCAAGAAACGGTGGGAAAATAGAAATCAGGTAAAATCAGTACTCTAGCTTACTTTTTCATCAGACGAGCAATTGAAAAACTCCCCAAAATCCGCTATAATGGAGAGTTGAAAGGAATAGTACAATCCAATGTAAACATCATTCTTAGCAACTGAAACAACTAAAAATAGAAATCAAAGAAAGAGAACTTATGACTATTCAAGAAGAAATCAAGAAACGCCGTACCTTTGCCATCATCTCCCACCCGGACGCGGGTAAGACAACCATTACAGAGCAATTACTCTATTTTGGGGGCGAGATTCGTGAGGCTGGTACGGTTAAAGGAAAGAAAACAGGGACTTTTGCCAAGTCTGACTGGATGGATATCGAGAAACAACGTGGGATTTCGGTCACGTCATCTGTTATGCAGTTTGACTACGATGGCAAGCGCGTCAATATCCTCGACACACCAGGGCACGAGGACTTCTCAGAAGATACCTATCGGACCTTGATGGCGGTGGATGCTGCGGTCATGGTCGTGGACTCTGCCAAGGGTATCGAGGCCCAAACCAAGAAATTGTTTGAGGTTGTGAAGCACCGTGGCATCCCAGTCTTTACTTTTATGAACAAGCTAGACCGTGATGGCCGTGAACCACTAGATCTCTTGCAAGAACTAGAAGAAGTCCTAGGTATTGCAAGTTATCCAATGAACTGGCCAATCGGGATGGGGAAAGCTTTTGAGGGCTTGTATGACCTCTATAACCAACGTTTAGAGCTCTATAAAGGGGATGAGCGTTTTGCTAGTCTAGAAGAAGGTGACCAGCTTTTTGGCAGCAATCCTTTCTACGCTCAGGTTAAGGACGACATCGAACTTTTGCAAGAAGCGGGAAATGAATTTTCAGAAGAAGCTATTTTAGCGGGTGAATTAACACCAGTCTTCTTTGGTTCAGCCCTCACTAACTTTGGGGTGCAGACCTTCCTTGAAACCTTCCTCAAGTTTGCTCCAGAACCACATGGACACAAGAAAACAGATGGCGAAATTGTGGATCCTTATGACAAGGATTTCTCAGGATTTGTCTTTAAAATCCAAGCCAACATGGACCCTCGTCACCGTGACCGCATTGCCTTTGTCCGTATCGTATCAGGTGAGTTTGAGCGAGGAATGAGTGTCAATCTGCCTCGTACTGGGAAGACTGCCAAACTATCTAATGTCACCCAGTTTATGGCTGAAAGTCGTGAGAATGTGACCAATGCCGTAGCAGGTGATATCATCGGGGTTTACGATACCGGTACTTATCAGGTTGGAGACACCTTGACGGTTGGAAAAAACAAGTTTGAATTTGAACCACTGCCAACCTTTACCCCTGAGATTTTCATGAAAGTTTCTGCCAAGAACGTCATGAAACAAAAATCCTTCCACAAGGGGATTGAGCAACTGGTGCAAGAGGGAGCCATTCAGCTTTATAAGAATTACCAAACTGGTGAGTACATGCTAGGAGCTGTCGGACAACTCCAGTTTGAAGTCTTTAAGCACCGCATGGAAGGCGAATACAATGCGGAAGTAGTCATGAGCCCAATGGGTAAAAAGACTGTTCGTTGGATCAAGCCTGAGGACTTGGATGAACGGATGTCCTCAAGCCGCAATATCTTGGCCAAGGACCGTTTTGACCAGCCAGTCTTCCTCTTTGAAAATGACTTTGCCCTTCGCTGGTTTGCGGACAAGTATCCAGACGTAGAGTTGGAGGAAAAGATGTAACTCAGCACCAACAATTGGAACTAAAGTTCCTAATTGTTGGACGCTAGTCGCTATTTGGCGAACTAGCTAACTGCCTCACTAACTACGTTTGGCAAATAGAATAGATTTGCCAAACTCCGTGTCGTAGTGTAAAATCGGCTTACCGAAACGCTTCACTGGGTAAAACCCACGAATGGTATCGATTCGTGGGTTTTGCCGTCGTAACATAAAGGAAGCGAACTAGCTAACTGCCTTACTAACTACGTTTGGCAAATAGAATCGATTTGCCAAACTCCGTGTCGTAGTGTAAAATCGGCTTACCTAAACGCTTCACTAGGAAAAATCCACGAATATTATCGATTCGTGGATTTTTCCGTCGTAACCACGTTTTATAAATGAAATCGATTTGTAAAACTCAGTGTCGTAGATTACGGCTATTAATTAGTATGGAATTTTTTGTTGGAAAGGATAGAAAGTTACTTCAGCTACTGGCCTCATTGATTCATTTGTGAAACTGCCTTTAAATACTCTACTTCTAAAAGTCTGTGGATGCTATTGATTCATGGACTTTTTCTATATTCTGAATAAAAATCAATTCCCTGAGTGATTGGAATTAGTTACTCGATTTTTTAAGCATTTAGAAATGGTTATAAAGCAAATAAAATATATTAACAGAGCAAAAAATGAAGATTATATTGAAAAAACAGAATAGTTTTGAAATAAAGTTATTTTTGAAATCATTTTCTTTCTTCAGAGTAAGTTATAGATATTGAATTGTAGGTATATTTGGTATATAATAAGGAGATAGTTTTTATAGGTGAATAAATTCTTTTTCATATAGAGGGAAGTAACATGTTTTTTAGACGCCAGAAGGGTGAATATAGAGAAACAGACCGTGTAACTCGGTTCAAATTAATCAAATCAGGGAAGCATTGGCTACGGGCCTCGACTTCCCTTTTTGGCTTATTTAAGGTGATGCGTGGAAGTGCGGATACGAGCCAAGTAATGACCGAAATGGTTGAAAAGCAAGAAGGTCAGAAGTTGACTGGCTTGGATGTTTTGAAAGGGATAGCAGCTACGGGGACGATCTTAGGTGGTTTTGCTGCGACGCAAACGCGTGTTTATGCCAATGATGCAGTCGCTGTTGAAAAGACTGTCGAATCAAAAGATACCCTGGCGACGAGAGATTCAGTAGTGCTAGGGACGACACAGGATCATCAAGATGCTGCTAGCTTGTCTTTGTCTACCAGTCAAAGCCAGTCATTGTCAGAATTCAATTCGCAGAGCGCCAGTCAATCTGCCTCTACAAGTCAGTCTATCAGTGCCTCAAGCTCTTCTAGCGTGAGCCAGTCGATGAGCCAATCTGCTTCTACTAGTCAATCTTTGGCAAACAGTCAAAGTGTAACTGCTAGTTCAAGTGAATCCCTTGGAACACAAAATCAAGCGAATAGTAATCTGTCAGAGAGAGCTTCAGTTGGTGTTCAAAGTCAGTACCAAGCAAGTGAGTCAGCTCGGGAGACAGTGAAAGAATCACAACCTTCAAAAGAATTAAAAGCAGTTGATTTTTCTACAGAATCCTTGCCTCAAAGTCGGTCTGGTCGTGTAAAGAATGAAGGTGTGACGGCTGAATCGAGTTTCACAATGACTTCTGTAGCCTTGACAGAAAAGCAAAGTGAAGAAAAACGGAAGAAATTAGAGGCCTTGTCTGCTGAGATTGGGCAGTTTCTAGCTCAAGCTCAGGGACTTCCAAACTCGGATGAGGCAATTGCCAAGGCTAGTCTAGCTAAGAATGAGATAGCAGAGGCCTTGAAAGGGGAGGCTTCTAACCTTGCCACTATCCTACAAAAAGCTACAGAAGCTCGAAATAGCATTGCAAATGCTGTGTTACGTGCCAACTCTGGACTTCGTGACAGCAGAAACGGACAAGCTTTGACCAAAGCTTCAAATACCGCTAGCTTCAGAGCTGCTAGGGATACAGAGAAGCCAGAACTTCAGAAAATAACCGTTACAGGTGGCGCAATTCTAGAAGGACAAAAATTTAAAATTTATCGAGAAGAAAATTTTTCTGCGACCATTGAGTTTACTGATAACAGTGGTCGAATTGAACATGCAAAATTTGTTCCTACTGCTGTTCCCGCGGCCTATCCGGCTACTTCAACTGTTGTCTCATTCACTACGAGTAATGGTCAAAGTATCAGCATGATTGTTCCGACAAATAAACTAGCCAAAGATGGAAATGCTACAGCATCAAATCCTTTCACCGTTTCAATCACGGGTTCTGTTGGAAAAAATCAAGCAGTAAATAGTTTGTGGACTCGTTATGTTTTCACCTATGATCAGGAAGGTAATTTTAGCGGAAATACTACTGACGTAGGTCTTGTAAAAGATTTAACAGCCAACCCTGCCGCAATTCAATTTGAAGTCCATGCTCAGTCTGAAAAGTACGAACCAGCTATCAATGCTGAGGTGAATCGAAACTTTACTCTAACGGCCAATTCAGGGACTGTTTCTGTTGGTGAAGCCAGTCAGTACATCACGAATGCTACAGGGACGCCAGAATTACCTACTACAGGAATTACTAAGGGAACTAGAACAACCTATACTTGGAAATCTGGAACCAATACGAATTTGTCTGCTGGTCGGCATACTTTGACTGCAGTAGTAACTTATCCAGATGGAAGTACGGATGAAGTAGAGATTCCGATTGAGATTCGCCCTCAGACACCTAGAATTGAGGAACGTTTCCTTAACGAAAAAGGTGGTCTCACAAATCAAGCGATTACGGTAGATGGAGTGACTCCAGGTGGGACTGTTACTCTTACAATTGCAGGGGAAACATTCACCAAACAAGCAACGGGGAGTTCTACCAGTGTAACCTTTACTGCAACTGACTTGAAGAAAGTATATGATCGCAATGGAGGACGACTTCCAAGTGGACCAGTGACTGCAAGTACGACTGTGGATGGTTTGGTTTCAGATACATTTAATGGGCAAATCACGCCAAATCAAGCGTCAATTTCAGTAAGTAATAGCCAGTCTGCTTCAGCGAGTTCGAGCCAATCAGCATCAGTAAGTTCGAGCCAGTCAGCTTCGGTAAGTGCTAGCCAATCAGCATCAGTAAGTTCAAGTCAATCAGCATCAGTAAGTTCGAGCCAATCAGCGTCCGTAAGCTCCAGCCAATCTGCGTCAGCCAGCGCTAGCCAGTCAGCTTCAGCTAGCTCGAGCCAATCTGCATCAGTAAGCTCAAGCCAGTCAGCATCAGTAAGTTCGAGTCAGTCCGCATCAGTAAGCTCCAGCCAATCTGCTTCAGTAAGCTCGAGTCAATCCGCTTCAGTGAGTGCGAGCCAGTCAGCCTCAGTGAGTGCTAGTCAATCTGCGTCTGTAAGTTCAAGCCAGTCGGCTTCTGCAAGTTCGAGTCAATCCGCCTCAGCGAGCTCCAGCGAATCGGCTTCAGTAAGTGCCAGCCAGTCTGCGTCCGTAAGCTCAAGCCAGTCTGCCTCAGTAAGTTCAAGCGAATCAGCATCAGTAAGTTCGAGTCAATCGGCTTCAGCGAGTGCTAGCCAATCCGCATCATTGAGTGCAAGTGAGTCAGCCTCAGTAAGTGCTAGTCAGTCCGCTTCAGTAAGCTCGAGCCAATCTGCATCTGCAAGTTCGAGTCAATCAGCCTCAGTAAGCGCCAGCGAATCCGCTTCAGTAAGTGCTAGTCAATCTGTTTCAGTAAGTTCGAGCCAATCAGCATCTGTAAGTTCGAGCCAGTCCGCTTCATTGAGTGCGAGTCGATCAGCTTCAGTGAGTGCCAGTCAATCAGCGTCTGCAAGTGCCAGTCAATCCGCTTCAGCGAGCGCTAGTCAATCTGCGTCGGCAAGTTCGAGTCAGTCAGCGTCAGTGAGTGCAAGTCAGTCAGCTTCAGTAAGCTCCAGTGAATCTGCATCGGTTAGCTCAAGTCAGTCAGCTTCAGCGAGCGCAAGTCAATCAGCCTCAGTAAGTTCAAGCGAATCAGCCTCAGCGAGCGCTAGTCAGTCTGCATCAGTAAGTGCCAGTCAATCCGCATCCGTAAGCTCAAGTCAATCAGCGTCCGTAAGCTCGAGCCAGTCAGCTTCAGTGAGTGCGAGCCAATCCGCTTCAGCAAGTGCCAGCCAATCAGCATCTGTAAGCTCCAGCCAATCAGCTTCAGCGAGTTCGAGCCAGTCCGCGTCAGCGAGCTCCAGCCAATCTGCCTCAGCAAGCTCCAGCCAGTCAGCCTCAGTCAGCTCGAGCCAATCCGTATCAGTAAGCGCAAGTCAGTCCGCATCAGCCAGCGCTAGCCAGTCTGCCTCAGTCAGCTCGAGTCAATCCGCTTCAGTAAGCTCTAGTCAATCTGCGTCGGCAAGTTCGAGCCAATCCGCTTCAGCGAGCGCAAGTCAATCCGCCTCAGTAAGTTCAAGCGAATCCGCCTCAGCGAGCGCAAGTCAATCCGCTTCAGCGAGCGCAAGTCAATCAGCATCAGTGAGCGCAAGTCAGTCTGCGTCCGTAAGCTCAAGCCAATCTGTCTCAGTAAGCTCGAGTCAATCCGCCTCAGTAAGTTCAAGCCAATCTGCTTCAGTTAGCGCTAGCCAGTCAGCCTCAGTCAGCTCGAGTCAATCCGCATCAGTAAGCGCAAGTGAGTCAGCCTCAGTAAGCTCCAGTGAATCCGCTTCAGTCAGCTCGAGCCAATCTGCATCATTGAGTGCTAGTCAATCGGCTTCAGCCAGCGCAAGCCAGTTTGCATCAGTCAGCGTTAGCCAATCAGCATCGGTCAGCTCAAGCCAATCCGCCTCAGTGAGCGCTAGCCAATCAGCGTCAGTGAGCGCTAGCCAATCAGCATCGGTCAGCTCAAGCCAATCCGCCTCAGTGAGCGCTAGCCAATCAGCGTCAGCGAGTGCCAGCCAGTCAGCTTCAGTAAGCTCCAGCCAATCTGCTTCAGCGAGCTCGAGCCAGTCTGCATCAATAAGCACAAGTGAATCTGCTTCAGCGAGCGCAAGTGAGTCAGCATCTGCAAGTTCGAGTCAATCTGCCTCATTGAGTGCTAGTCAATCTGCCTCAGTAAGTTCAAGCCAGTCAGCATCTGCAAGTTCGAGTCAATCCGCCTCAGCTAGCTCCAGCGAATCGGCATCAGCCAGTGCGAGTCGATCAGCCTCAGTCAGCGCAAGTGAGTCAGTTTCCGTAAGTGCTAGTCAATCGGCATCAGCCAGCGCAAGTGAGTCAGCATCTGCAAGTGCCAGCCAATCAGCATCTGCAAGCTCCAGCCAGTCAGCTTCGGTAAGCTCAAGCCAATCCGCTTCAGTAAGCTCAAGCCAGTCAGCATCTGCAAGTGCAAGTGAATCCGCTTCGGCAAGTTCGAGTCAATCTGCTTCGGTAAGCACAAGCGAATCCGCTTCAGTGAGTGCGAGCCAGTCAGCCTCAATAAGCGTTAGTCAATCCGCTTCAGTGAGTGCTAGCCAATCCGCTTCAGTCAGCTCGAGCCAATCTGCGTCTGCAAGTTCGAGTCAGTCCACTTCAGCGAGCGTTAGTCAGTCAGCATCAGTAAGCTCGAGTCAATCAGCGTCTGTAAGCTCAAGTCAGTCTGCTTCGGCAAGTTCGAGTCAATCTGCTTCGGTAAGCACAAGCGAATCCGCTTCAGTGAGTGCGAGCCAGTCAGCCTCAATAAGCGTTAGTCAATCTGTTTCAGTAAGCTCCAGCCAATCCGCTTCATTGAGTGCCAGTCAATCAGCGTCAGTGAGCTCTAGTCAATCCGCATCAGCGAGCGCTAGCCAATCTGCTTCAGTAAGTTCGAGCCAATCCGCATCATTGAGTGCAAGTGAGTCAGCATCAGCGAGCGCCAGCCAGTCAGCCTCAGCCAGCGCGAGCCAATCAGCATCTGCAAGTGCGAGCCAGTCTGCTTCGGTAAGTTCTAGTCAGTCAGCCTCAGCCAGCGCAAGTCAATCCGCCTCAGTAAGTTCAAGCGAGTCAGCCTCAGCGAGCGCTAGCCAATCAGCCTCAGTGAGTGCCAGTCAGTCTGCATCTGCAAGTTCGAGTCAGTCAGCTTCAGTCAGCGCTAGTCAGTCAGCTTCAGTCAGCGCTAGTCAGTCAGCTTCAGTCAGCGCTAGTCAATCCGCCTCAGTAAGTTCAAGCCAATCTGCTTCAGTTAGTGCTAGCCAGTCCGCCTCAGTAAGCGCAAGTCAATCAGCCTCAGTAAGTTCAAGCGAATCAGCCTCAGCGAGCGCAAGCCAATCCGCTTCAGCGAGCTCAAGTCAATCCGCCTCAGTGAGCGCAAGTCAGTCTGCCTCAGTAAGCTCGAGTCAATCTGCATCATTGAGTGCAAGTGAATCTGCATCAGCGAGCTCGAGTCAATCAGCGTCAGTGAGCTCGAGCCAGTCAGCGTCTGTAAGCTCCAGTCAATCGGCTTCATTGAGTGCAAGTCAATCGGCATCTGTAAGCACAAGTCAGTCTGCATCGATCAGCTTCAGCCAGTCTGCCTCAGCGAGCTCGAGCCAGTCTGCTTCGGTGAGTGCCAGTCAATCAGCTTCATTGAGCTCGAGCCAGTCAGCCTCAGCAAGTTCGAGTGAGTCAGCCTCAGTAAGCTCCAGTCAGTCAGCGTCTGCAAGTTCAAGTCAATCGGCTTCATTGAGTGCAAGCCAATCCGCTTCAGCCAGCGCGAGCCAGTCTGCCTCAGTCAGCGCGAGCCAGTCAGCTTCAGTAAGTTCGAGTGAATCTGCATCTGTAAGCTCAAGTCAATCGGCATCAGTAAGCTCAAGCGAATCGGCTTCATTGAGTGCTAGTCAGTCTGCATCAGCGAGCGCAAGTGAGTCAGCCTCAGTAAGCTCGAGCCAATCAGCGTCTGTAAGCACCAGTGAATCTGCTTCAGTCAGCGCAAGTGAGTCAGCCTCAGTCAGCACAAGTGAGTCTGTATCGGCAAGTTCGAGTCAATCCGCTTCAACAAGTACTTCAACTTCTGCAAGTATGCTAGCAGCCGAGTTAGCATTGGAAAGTGCTTCAATCTCAGCAAGTACATCAGTGAGCGAATCTATTTCAACGAGCGCATCACTCTCAGCTAGCATGTTAGCCAGTGAATCGACTCTAGAAAGTGCTTCGATTTCAGCAAGTATATCAGTGAGCGAGTCAATGTCGATTAGTACTAGTCTCTCGGCTTCAGATTCTATTAGTGGATCTGCGTCAGCAAGTGCTCTGGTATCTACTTCAACA
This window of the Streptococcus sp. D7B5 genome carries:
- a CDS encoding zinc-ribbon domain-containing transport protein translates to MKKFYALLMTCLLLVFLSVPQIVDAGVGHSRSGGSSRSSSRSSSRSSGGGSRSGGSSYHYYRSGYGSSSDSSASSPYLGFMFILVGGIILVVIVKSLQNKSGDSSSTDTSNDSQTLHRRVEHNTRAISLVKYGDPNFDAEAFTSWVKEVYLKLQVAWTEKNWNSVRALESTSLYSQHSAQLEDHIRAKTTNVLEKVCIENVRIKEFIENPDGNDTLVVILSSILRDYVIDDETRRVLEGDPKKDLFTVYQLNFIRQHGSQTQAVNTDQVVSDHCPNCGAPLKISAVSECDYCGANLSRSPNQWVLDTYDVVDEDELYN
- the gatB gene encoding Asp-tRNA(Asn)/Glu-tRNA(Gln) amidotransferase subunit GatB, coding for MNFETVIGLEVHVELNTNSKIFSPTSAHFGNDQNANTNVIDWSFPGVLPVLNKGVVDAGIKAALALNMDIHKKMHFDRKNYFYPDNPKAYQISQFDEPIGYNGWIEVELEDGTTKKIGIERAHLEEDAGKNTHGTDGYSYVDLNRQGVPLIEIVSEADMRSPEEAYAYLTALKEVIQYAGISDVKMEEGSMRVDANISLRPYGQEKFGTKTELKNLNSFSNVRKGLEYEVQRQAEILRSGGQIRQETRRYDEANKATILMRVKEGAADYRYFPEPDLPLFEISDEWIEEMRTELPEFPKERRARYVSDLGLSDYDASQLTANKVTSDFFEKAVALGGDAKQVSNWLQGEVAQFLNAEGKTLEQIELTPENLVEMISIIEDGTISSKIAKKVFVHLAKNGGGAREYVEKAGLVQISDPDILIPIIHQVFADNEAAVADFKSGKRNADKAFTGFLMKATKGQANPQVALKLLAQELAKLKESE
- the gatA gene encoding Asp-tRNA(Asn)/Glu-tRNA(Gln) amidotransferase subunit GatA; amino-acid sequence: MTFNNKTIEDLHNLLISKEISATELTQATLEDIKSRETAINAFVTIAEEQALAQAKAIDEAGIDADNVLSGIPLAVKDNISTDGLLTTAASKMLYNYEPIFDATAVSNAKAKGMIVVGKTNMDEFAMGGSGETSYYGATKNAWDHSKVPGGSSSGSAAAVASGQVRLSLGSDTGGSIRQPAAFNGIVGLKPTYGTVSRFGLIAFGSSLDQIGPFAPTVKENALLLNAIASEDSKDSTSAPVRIADFTSKIGQDIKGMKIALPKEYLGEGIDPDVKETILNAAKHFEKLGAIVEEVSLPHSKYGVAVYYIIASSEASSNLQRFDGIRYGYRADDASNLDEIYVNSRSQGFGEEVKRRIMLGTFSLSSGYYDAYYKKAGQVRTLIIQDFEKVFADYDLILGPTAPSVAYDLDSLNHDPVAMYLADLLTIPVNLAGLPGISIPAGFAQGLPVGLQLIGPKYSEETIYQAAAAFEATTDYHKQQPVIFGGDN
- the gatC gene encoding Asp-tRNA(Asn)/Glu-tRNA(Gln) amidotransferase subunit GatC; amino-acid sequence: MKITQEEVTHVANLSKLKFSEEETAAFATTLSKIVDMVELLGEVDTTGVAPTTTMADRKTVLRPDVAEEGTDRDRLFKNVPEKENYYIKVPAILDDGGDA
- a CDS encoding TIGR02206 family membrane protein; amino-acid sequence: MFHQFITRSQTVPPPIPLFWYGAMMLLLVLCIYGALAYHKNPKFVRLFKWIQILQLLALYSWYVGFGIPFSNSLPFYHCRLAMFAVVFLPDKWRSKQYFAFLGASGAVFALVYPVFDPYDFPHITSFSFLIGHYALLVNSLVYLMNHYDKSLLKKYMIVAYTFILNLFLVWVNQVTGGNYGLLRDTPFISNAPLWLKYLLVSAILSLALVLFDILFKKRWENRNQVKSVL